A stretch of Prunus dulcis chromosome 6, ALMONDv2, whole genome shotgun sequence DNA encodes these proteins:
- the LOC117629808 gene encoding uncharacterized protein LOC117629808, with the protein MGFDNECILNIQSLAGEYFCPVCRLLVYPNEALQSQCTHLYCKSCLTYVVSSTRACPYDGYLVTEADAKPLIESNKSLAETIGQIAVHCLYHRSGCTWQGPLSDCTSHCSGCAFGNSPVVCNRCGIQIVHRQVQEHAQNCPGVQPQAQQVEGALDTSASGTSATADQTQAATQSGIATSQAQVSQTTSVTAPGPDPNQKANSSSQAVVQAAVPSAEQWYQHQQQYQQYYQQYPGYDPYQQQYQNYYPYQQPAVSQSQQQHLQSHPPYGTVQHQSQTFLQSQPQTQPPLQPQLSQSQAQAQPQSQIQPPHVQAPVAAQTQNQAQVNQQQQLHPAVQTYPAAHGQPHPQPLPYFQAPSHSQPHPQHVQMPHNQQAQIQQHTQSQLLPQQHPISQPQPHSQPQQQAQLQQHPQPNPQLHPSQPMNGTIQPQTLHPSSHAVTGNHLYLQPHLHQPVQSGAPQQHTMHLQSHGMPHSQSQTPVQIQSQFPQQPPLMRPPPSHTTVPNQQQPALLPSPGQIQNINPAQQQPVHSYGHPPGNTVHQRPHMQAAQQPTPQQYFHHQPFVQQQPPTQLRPQGQSHSFPQHIHASAQSQQNVTLSQGIQHTQSNLGGRPMMPIHGVQSQTYAQTAGGVYMRPMHPAANLPSTNQNNMVRTNNLVQSGANSGPTTSERQAEQESEFSAQQNAKKVVHDVGTASAVVADAEVKTAKSETDMKSIDNENKPTGEDKTNQGDTSSKVIPDIRALENGESVSKSMLKEEGVDGTLDHSSNGKLGEVVAEGVKDVSISDMKQRELKEIPSEEAQLREEQGRMLQKDASGNPQPFIGTDEGSQAVSTSAPISDQGKHLPHHGPTTLPQRPGAPLLLQVPPGPPCHTQGPGPHLRPPGPAHVPGQPFHSSEHFQPHGGNLGFGASSGRASQYGPQGSIELQSVTPHGPYNEGHLPLPPTSAFDSHGGMMSRAAPIGQPSGIHPNMLRMNGTPGVDSSSTHGPRDERFKAFPGERLNPFPVDPTRHVIDRVEFEDDLKQFPRPSYLDSEPVAKFGNYSSRPFDRAPHGFKYDSGPHTDPVAGTAPSRFLSPYRLGGSVHGNDAGDFGRMEPTHGHPDFVGRRLVDGLAPRSPVRDYPGLPPHGFRGFGPDDFDGREFHRFGDPLGNQFHEGRFSNLPGHFRRGEFEGPGNLRMVDHRRNDFIGQDGHPGHLRRGDHLGPRNLREPLGFGSRHSHMGDMAGPGNFESFRGSRPNHPRLGEPGFRSSFSLQRFPNDGTYTGDLESFDHSRKRKPASMGWCRICKVDCETVEGLDLHSQTREHQKMAMDMVRSIKQNAKKQKLTSGDQSLLEDANKSKIPVLRTGEKSID; encoded by the exons ATGGGATTTGATAATGAGTGCATATTGAATATCCAATCTCTTGCCGGAGAGTACTTTTGTCCAGTTTGTCGTCTGCTTGTCTACCCAAATGAAGCATTGCAGTCACAGTGCACTCATTTATACTGCAAGTCCTGTTTGACATACGTAGTGAGCTCTACCCGAGCTTGCCCATATGATGGCTACTTAGTGACAGAAGCAGATGCCAAG CCACTTATTGAATCAAATAAGTCCCTTGCTGAAACCATAGGACAAATAGCAGTTCATTGCCTCTATCACAGGAGTGGATGCACATGGCAGGGACCTTTATCTGACTGTACATCTCATTGTTCTGGATGTGCCTTTGGTAATTCTCCTGTAGTATGCAACAGGTGTGGAATCCAAATTGTGCATCGTCAAGTGCAGGAGCATGCACAAAATTGCCCG GGTGTGCAGCCTCAGGCGCAGCAGGTTGAGGGTGCTTTGGATACTTCAGCTTCTGGCACATCAGCTACTGCTGATCAGACCCAGGCTGCCACTCAGTCAGGAATAGCAACATCTCAGGCCCAGGTTTCTCAAACTACAAGTGTCACAGCACCTGGACCTGATCCTAATCAGAAAGCAAACTCAAGTTCTCAAGCTGTTGTTCAAGCTGCTGTGCCGTCTGCTGAACAGTGGTACCAACATCAGCAACAATATCAACAGTACTACCAGCAGTATCCTGGGTATGATCCATATCAACAACAATATCAGAACTACTATCCCTATCAACAGCCAGCAGTTTCACAATCACAGCAGCAGCATTTGCAGTCTCATCCACCATATGGGACAGTCCAGCATCAATCTCAGACATTCTTGCAATCGCAGCCCCAAACTCAACCTCCACTACAGCCTCAATTATCTCAATCTCAAGCTCAAGCTCAACCCCAATCCCAAATTCAGCCCCCACATGTGCAGGCTCCTGTTGCCgctcaaactcaaaatcaGGCACAAGTTAACCAACAGCAGCAACTTCACCCTGCAGTGCAGACTTACCCGGCAGCTCATGGGCAGCCACACCCTCAACCCCTACCATATTTTCAAGCTCCATCCCATTCACAGCCACATCCTCAACATGTACAAATGCCTCATAATCAGCAAGCCCAAATTCAGCAACATACCCAGTCCCAGCTTCTCCCGCAACAGCATCCCATTTCTCAACCCCAACCTCATTCACAACCTCAGCAACAGGCACAGCTTCAACAACATCCCCAACCCAATCCCCAACTTCACCCTTCTCAGCCCATGAATGGTACCATCCAGCCTCAGACACTACATCCATCATCTCATGCAGTGACTGGCAATCACTTGTACCTTCAACCTCACCTTCACCAACCAGTGCAGTCAGGAGCCCCACAACAACATACTATGCACTTGCAATCTCATGGAATGCCTCACTCCCAGTCACAAACTCCCGTTCAAATACAGAGTCAGTTCCCTCAACAACCCCCACTTATGCGGCCGCCTCCATCTCATACAACAGTTCCAAACCAGCAGCAGCCAGCTTTGTTGCCTTCTCCTGGTCAAATCCAAAACATCAATCCTGCACAACAGCAGCCTGTTCACTCTTATGGTCACCCACCTGGGAATACTGTCCACCAGCGCCCTCATATGCAGGCAGCTCAACAACCGACTCCTCAGCAATATTTCCACCACCAGCCTTTTGTACAACAGCAACCACCTACACAGCTACGTCCCCAGGGTCAATCTCATTCGTTCCCTCAACATATTCATGCCTCTGCACAGTCTCAGCAGAACGTTACATTGTCTCAGGGCATTCAACATACCCAGTCTAATCTTGGCGGAAGGCCTATGATGCCAATTCATGGAGTACAATCTCAGACCTATGCACAAACTGCGGGAGGTGTTTACATGAGGCCAATGCATCCTGCTGCAAACCTTCCATCCACAAATCAGAACAATATGGTCAGAACAAACAACCTAGTGCAGTCTGGAGCAAACTCTGGACCAACTACATCTGAGAGGCAAGCTGAGCAAGAATCTGAGTTTTCGGCTCAGCAAAATGCTAAAAAGGTTGTACATGATGTGGGTACAGCATCTGCCGTGGTAGCTGATGCGGAAGTTAAAACTGCGAAATCTGAGACGGATATGAAGTCCATTGATAATGAGAATAAACCTACTGGTGAAGATAAAACTAATCAGGGAGATACATCTTCCAAGGTGATTCCAGATATACGTGCACTTGAAAATGGAGAGTCTGTAAGTAAATCAATGTTGAAGGAAGAGGGTGTGGATGGTACTCTGGACCATTCAAGTAATGGTAAATTGGGTGAAGTTGTAGCTGAGGGTGTAAAAGATGTTTCCATCAGTGACATGAAACAGAGAGAGCTTAAAGAAATCCCATCTGAAGAAGCTCAACTTCGTGAAGAACAGGGTCGGATGTTGCAGAAGGATGCTAGTGGCAATCCGCAGCCTTTTATTGGCACTGATGAGGGATCTCAAGCTGTATCTACTTCAGCTCCTATATCTGATCAAGGAAAGCATCTGCCTCATCATGGACCTACTACACTCCCGCAAAGACCTGGCGCACCTCTTTTGTTACAAGTGCCTCCAGGACCTCCTTGTCATACACAGGGGCCTGGGCCTCATTTAAGGCCTCCAGGGCCTGCACATGTTCCTGGACAGCCTTTTCATTCATCTGAACATTTCCAGCCACATGGTGGCAACCTGGGCTTTGGAGCATCATCAGGCAGGGCAAGTCAGTATGGTCCTCAAGGAAGCATTGAACTGCAATCTGTTACTCCGCATGGGCCTTATAATGAAGGTCATTTACCGCTTCCACCCACTAGTGCTTTTGATTCTCATGGTGGCATGATGTCAAGAGCAGCACCAATTGGACAGCCATCTGGTATCCACCCAAATATGTTGAGGATGAATGGAACTCCAGGCGTTGACTCCTCATCAACTCATGGGCCAAGGGATGAAAGGTTTAAGGCTTTTCCAGGCGAGCGGTTGAATCCCTTCCCAGTGGATCCGACACGTCATGTTATTGACCGAGTAGAATTTGAAGATGATCTGAAGCAATTCCCTAGGCCTTCATATCTGGATTCTGAGCCTGTGGCAAAATTTGGGAATTACTCTTCAAGGCCATTTGATAGGGCACCTCATGGCTTCAAGTATGATAGTGGTCCACATACAGATCCTGTAGCTGGCACTGCTCCATCAAGGTTCCTGTCTCCCTATCGTCTTGGTGGTTCAGTGCATGGGAATGATGCAGGAGATTTTGGGAGAATGGAGCCTACTCATGGTCATCCAGATTTTGTTGGACGGCGTCTTGTGGATGGTTTGGCTCCTCGAAGCCCAGTTAGAGATTACCCTGGCCTCCCACCTCATGGGTTTAGAGGCTTTGGCCCTGATGATTTTGATGGCAGGGAGTTTCATCGATTTGGTGATCCACTTGGAAATCAATTCCATGAGGGTAGGTTTTCTAATTTGCCCGGTCATTTTCGTAGGGGAGAGTTTGAGGGTCCTGGTAATCTGCGAATGGTTGATCATAGAAGGAATGATTTTATTGGTCAAGATGGTCACCCTGGTCATCTTCGGAGGGGAGATCATTTAGGTCCTCGCAACTTGCGAGAACCTCTGGGTTTTGGTTCTCGTCATTCACACATGGGAGACATGGCTGGGCCCGGGAACTTTGAGTCATTTCGAGGCAGCAGGCCCAATCATCCTCGCCTTGGTGAGCCTGGATTTCGAAGCAGCTTTTCACTTCAGAGATTTCCAAATGATGGAACTTATACA GGAGATCTGGAGTCTTTTGATCACTCAAGGAAAAGGAAGCCAGCTAGTATGGGGTGGTGTCGGATCTGTAAAGTTGATTGTGAAACAGTGGAAGGCTTGGACTTGCATTCACAAACAAGGGAGCACCAGAAGATGGCTATGGATATGGTACGAAGCATTAAGCAGAATGCCAAAAAGCAGAAACT AACCTCTGGTGATCAGTCCTTATTAGAGGATGCAAACAAGTCAAAAATTCCAGTATTGAGGACAGGGGAGAAAAGCATTGATTGA
- the LOC117629810 gene encoding tubulin beta chain-like, which produces MREILHIQGGQCGNQIGAKFWEVVCAEHGIDSTGRYHGDSELQLERVNVYYNEASGGRYVPRAVLMDLEPGTMDSIRSGPYGQIFRPDNFVFGQSGAGNNWAKGHYTEGAELIDSVLDVVRKEAENCDCLQGFQVCHSLGGGTGSGMGTLLISKIREEYPDRMMMTFSVFPSPKVSDTVVEPYNATLSVHQLVENADECMVLDNEALYDICFRTLKLTTPSFGDLNHLISATMSGVTCCLRFPGQLNSDLRKLAVNLIPFPRLHFFMVGFAPLTSRGSQQYRALTVPELTQQMWDSKNMMCAADPRHGRYLTASAMFRGKMSTKEVDDQMMNVQNKNSSYFVEWIPNNVKSTVCDIPPTGLKMASTFIGNSTSIQEMFRRVSEQFTAMFRRKAFLHWYTGEGMDEMEFTEAESNMNDLVSEYQQYQDATADEEEYEDEQGEYEEEM; this is translated from the exons ATGCGTGAGATTCTTCATATCCAGGGAGGCCAATGCGGTAACCAGATCGGAGCCAAGTTCTGGGAGGTGGTCTGCGCCGAGCACGGCATAGACTCCACCGGGCGCTACCATGGCGACTCTGAGCTTCAGCTTGAGCGAGTCAACGTATACTACAACGAAGCCAGTGGTGGACGATATGTTCCTCGAGCTGTGCTCATGGATCTGGAGCCTGGCACCATGGACAGCATCAGATCTGGGCCATATGGCCAGATCTTCCGACCTGATAACTTCGTTTTCGGTCAATCGGGTGCTGGAAACAACTGGGCCAAAGGCCATTACACTGAGGGTGCAGAGTTGATCGATTCGGTTCTAGATGTGGTTCGCAAAGAGGCGGAGAATTGTGACTGTTTGCAAG GGTTTCAGGTGTGCCATTCGTTGGGTGGTGGTACTGGATCTGGAATGGGAACGCTTCTGATTTCTAAGATTAGGGAGGAGTACCCAGATCGGATGATGATGACCTTCTCTGTGTTCCCATCTCCCAAGGTCTCTGATACTGTTGTGGAGCCTTACAATGCTACTCTGTCAGTTCATCAGCTTGTGGAGAACGCAGACGAGTGTATGGTGCTTGACAATGAAGCCCTCTATGATATCTGCTTCCGTACACTTAAACTCACCACTCCCAGCT TTGGTGATTTGAATCATTTGATATCTGCAACTATGTCTGGAGTTACATGCTGCCTAAGGTTCCCTGGACAGCTCAACTCTGACTTGCGCAAACTTGCCGTAAACTTGATCCCCTTCCCGCGTCTTCACTTTTTCATGGTGGGCTTTGCTCCTCTTACTTCAAGAGGTTCTCAGCAGTACAGAGCCTTGACTGTTCCAGAGCTCACCCAGCAAATGTGGGATTCCAAGAACATGATGTGTGCTGCTGATCCACGACATGGACGTTATCTAACAGCATCAGCAATGTTCCGTGGTAAGATGAGCACCAAGGAAGTTGATGATCAGATGATGAATGTGCAGAACAAGAACTCTTCCTACTTTGTTGAGTGGATACCCAACAATGTGAAGTCAACAGTTTGTGACATCCCACCAACTGGGCTGAAGATGGCATCAACTTTCATCGGGAACTCGACATCCATCCAGGAGATGTTCAGGAGGGTGAGTGAGCAATTCACTGCCATGTTTAGGAGGAAGGCTTTCTTGCATTGGTACACAGGTGAAGGTATGGACGAGATGGAGTTCACTGAGGCTGAGAGCAACATGAACGATCTGGTTTCTGAGTACCAGCAGTATCAAGATGCAACAGCCGATGAGGAGGAATACGAGGATGAGCAAGGGGAGTATGAGGAGGAAATGTAA